Proteins encoded by one window of Cotesia glomerata isolate CgM1 unplaced genomic scaffold, MPM_Cglom_v2.3 scaffold_30, whole genome shotgun sequence:
- the LOC123274327 gene encoding uncharacterized protein LOC123274327 has product MNKYFAIVLLVAAVVAQDEERPKTFRRLIPADVLRDFPGMCFASTKCATVEAGKSWELSPFCGRSTCVPADDDSGRLFELVEDCGPLPKANPKCKLSEKTNKTASFPDCCPIFECEEGAKLEYPEIPTVPPPSEETAKPEAAKV; this is encoded by the exons atgaaCAAATACTTTGCTATTGTACTCTTGGTCGCGGCGGTCGTTGCTCAGGATGAAGAACGCCCCAAGACATTCAGAAGACTTATTCCAGCTGATGTTCTTCGTG aCTTTCCGGGAATGTGTTTTGCATCAACCAAGTGCGCAACAGTAGAAGCAGGTAAAAGCTGGGAATTGTCTCCATTCTGTGGTCGTTCTACCTGTGTCCCAGCAGACGACGACTCTGGCAGACTCTTCGAGCTGGTCGAGGACTGTGGACCTCTTCCAAAAGCCAACCCCAAGTGCAAGCTCTCTGAGAAAACCAACAAAACCGCATCCTTCCCCGACTGTTGTCCAATCTTTGAGTGCGAAGAAGGCGCTAAACTCGAGTACCCCGAAATTCCAACCGTTCCACCACCATCCGAGGAAACAGCTAAACCTGAAGCTGCTAAAGTATGA
- the LOC123274320 gene encoding protein PFC0760c-like — MDNPPGRYLPTNFNIFDFFFGSQPTHSLVYNSNQNLNDKKISNNLENSYFTGTTMVNNLINSSKMNLTEDSKLESEKSSSDEKKSNTRVTGMIGGVIDALTNVVSKITNFTSTVNRSLSVTVVPQESFPTEYVVRPLTDGENFTTDDSARMNTSKRYQNYIKRSHTIEAFNNLSQRISDDTNNYSMWGDNAHDYYYHQQMNASLLYSQHAPDVQLAIEENFKVNKEQFKPAPDSVQQMDNNQLNSQYIKDLAMAMEESLKTIKINYKPRDSGFTKSKTEMTTVTDNNLSKSDDAMKSDNDCVDLSAEQIFETKSRLPKKRSNNRNAVAQTLGKNRRRIPLRKSTTGQMKHRKEKSKNIIYSAIQNDLNTWEGTVVDSSDELCSIISSSDEDENRDDQKKCSLNFENYIIVEKCGLGDPPIDNIIDTSAIKDVIDEKLTESFNHSNKRVPEDCQQIHLPESPVKSQDCLVHFEDEEEEETDSESESESESESESESESSSESESEIDDDEDDMDIIFDNDDDDDDSDIVFDHDDVDGSHHFSDHDFIKFETEIPSTTNNSTNTKVRFNLEPTVHTIIKWDFAYRAARKGPWEQMARDRDRFRTRICSTGRVIEPVLAMKHRDCIWRDRFAATD, encoded by the exons ATGGACAATCCTCCTGGGAGATATTTACCaacaaatttcaatatttttgattttttttttggatctcAACCAACACACTCATTGGTCTATAattcaaatcaaaatttaaacgataaaaaaatttctaataatcttgaaaattcatattttactGGCACAACGatggttaataatttaataaattcaagcaAAATGAATCTTACCGAGGATTCTAAACTTGAGTCAGAAAAAAGTAgttctgatgaaaaaaaaagtaacactCGTGTTACAGGAATGATTGGCGGTGTAATTGATGCTTTAACAAACGTCGTAtctaaaataacaaattttacttCAACGGTAAATAGATCCCTGTCTGTAACAGTAGTTCCACAGGAAAGTTTTCCAACAGAGTATGTCGTAAGACCGCTGACTGATGGTGAAAATTTTACCACGGATGATTCAGCGCGGATGAATACTTCGAAGCGTTATCAAAATTACATCAAAAGATCGCATACAATAGAggcttttaataatttatcacagAGAATTTCTGATGatactaataattatagtATGTGGGGTGATAACGCACATGACTATTACTATCATCAGCAGATGAATGCTTCTCTTTTATACTCTCAGCACGCTCCTGATGTACAATTGGCTATTGAAGAAAACTTCAAAGTAAATAAGGAACAGTTTAAGCCAGCTCCTGATTCCGTTCAACAGATGGATAATAATCAGCTAAACTCTCAATATATTAAAGATTTAGCTATGGCTATGGAGGAGAGCTTGAAGACCATCAAGATTAATTATAAACCTCGTGATTCTGGATTCACAAAATCGAAAACAGAAATGACAACAGTtactgataataatttatctaaatCAGACGATGCTATGAAATCCGATAATGATTGCGTAGATTTGTCTGCTGAACAAATCTTTGAAACGAAATCTCGTCTACCGAAAAAACGTTCTAATAATAGAAACGCGGTTGCTCAGACTCTTGGAAAAAATAGACGTAGAATACCATTGAGAAAATCTACCACAGGCCAAATGAAGCatagaaaagaaaaaagtaagaatattatttattcggctattcaaaatgatttaaataccTGGGAGGGTACGGTAGTTGATTCATCGGACGAGTTATGCAGTATTATTTCTTCATCTGACGAAGATGAAAACAGAGAtgaccaaaaaaagtgttcgctcaattttgaaaattatattattgtagaAAAATGCGGATTGGGAGACCCACCAATtgataatattattgataCGTCTGCTATTAAAGATGtgattgatgaaaaattaacgGAGAGCTTTAATCATTCCAACAAGCGTGTACCAGAGGATTGTCAACAAATCCATTTACCTGAAAGTCCTGTTAAATCTCAGGACTGTTTGGTTCATTTTGAAGATGAAGAGGAAGAAGAAACTGATTCAGAATCAGAGTCCGAATCAGAATCAGAATCAGAGTCAGAATCAGAATCATCTAGCGAAAGCGAAAGCGaaattgatgatgatgaagatgacatggatattatttttgataatgatgatgatgatgatgatagtgATATTGTTTTTGATCATGATGATGTCGATGGTTCTCATCATTTTTCTGACCATgactttattaaatttgaaacaGAAATACCTAGTACAACTAATAATTCAACTAATACAAAG GTACGATTTAATCTAGAACCAACTGTTCACACAATAATAAAATGGGACTTTGCATACCGCGCAGCTCGTAAAGGACCTTGGGAACAGATGGCTCGCGACAGAGATCGTTTTCGAACAAGAATTTGCTCCACCGGTCGAGTTATTGAACCTGTGCTGGCAATGAAACATCGGGACTGTATTTGGCGAGACCGATTTGCTGCTACTGATTAA
- the LOC123274318 gene encoding myotrophin — MKMNELVWGVKNGDIDQVREFVEKKNINVNEKIDGRTLLHYAADYGQNEVLRYLLDKGADADATDKHGITSLLSAIWEGHTGCVKLLLEKGAKQDGLTPDGKTYLDAAEKDEIKNLLRDRH, encoded by the exons atgaAAATGAATGAACTTGTTTGGGGAGTTAAAAACGGCGACATTGATCAAGTCAGAGaatttgtcgaaaaaaaa aacataAATGTAAACGAAAAGATTGACGGCAGGACACTGTTGCATTATGCTGCTGACTATGGGCAAAATGAAGTACTTAGATATCTTCTTGACAAAGGTGCTGATGCTGAT GCAACTGACAAACATGGTATAACTAGTCTGTTATCGGCAATTTGGGAGGGTCATACCGGATGTGTTAAATTGCTGCTAGAGAAAGGCGCTAAGCAAGATGGATTGACACCAGATGGTAAAACTTACCTTGATGCAGCTGAAAAAGACGAGATTAAAAATCTACTCCGTGATAGGCACTAA
- the LOC123274325 gene encoding cyclin-L1, with amino-acid sequence MSSKENIVPTTKNVSVNNTKPYGSIVLTLQNCLLPEEKLITTPSRLDGLDAETEIDLRIYGCELIQTAGILLKLPQVAMATSQVLFQRFYYSKSLVRHDMEITAMGCVCLSSKIEEAPRRIRDVINVFNHIKQVANQKTIQPVILDQNYVALKNQVIKSERRVLKELGFCVHVKHPHKIIVMYLQVLGYEKNRALMQKCWNYMNDSLRSDVFLRHHPETIACACVYLGARELQLPLPSQPPWFALFKVKESAIRDVCKCILRLYSRPRINSEQLEKKVEELRRKFEEARSKARGDAEGHTPSPPLPKHHNAWGGFISRSGTHAVPERAKSPKHSKSSSNASGSVQRSEETKHNKRKKHSSRSRSRSHSRSRTRKTKKTHRHRSGSHKSRSRYRSRS; translated from the coding sequence ATGAGTTCAAAAGAAAACATAGTTCCCACAACTAAAAATGTGTCAGTGAATAATACAAAACCGTACGGTAGCATTGTGTTAACCTTACAAAACTGTTTATTGccagaagaaaaattaattaccacTCCGTCTCGATTGGATGGATTGGATGCCGAGACGGAGATAGATTTGCGAATTTATGGCTGCGAGCTGATCCAAACAGCTGGAATCTTGTTGAAATTACCACAGGTCGCGATGGCCACAAGTCAAGTCTTGTTCCAGAGATTTTATTACAGTAAATCTCTGGTGAGACACGACATGGAGATCACCGCCATGGGCTGTGTTTGCTTGTCAAGTAAAATCGAAGAAGCACCTCGAAGAATCAGGGATGTAATAAACGTCTTCAATCACATCAAACAGGTAGCCAATCAGAAAACAATCCAACCAGTAATTCTTGATCAAAATTATGTAGCTCTGAAAAATCAAGTAATTAAATCAGAGCGTCGAGTTTTGAAAGAGTTGGGCTTCTGTGTTCACGTGAAACATCCTCACAAGATAATTGTCATGTACTTACAAGTATTGGggtatgaaaaaaatcggGCTTTGATGCAAAAATGCTGGAATTACATGAACGATTCGCTGCGTTCAGATGTATTTTTACGACACCATCCAGAAACAATTGCTTGCGCTTGTGTTTATTTGGGCGCTAGAGAGCTCCAACTTCCTTTGCCATCACAGCCTCCTTGGTTTGCTTTGTTCAAGGTCAAAGAATCGGCCATCAGAGACGTTTGTAAGTGTATTCTGAGGCTGTATTCTCGCCCGAGGATAAATTCCGAGCAGCTGGAGAAAAAAGTCGAGGAACTAAGGCGAAAATTCGAAGAAGCTAGGTCCAAAGCACGCGGCGATGCTGAAGGACACACTCCCAGTCCTCCTCTTCCGAAGCACCACAATGCTTGGGGAGGTTTCATCAGCCGTAGTGGAACTCATGCCGTTCCAGAACGAGCGAAATCACCCAAGCACTCAAAATCTTCCAGCAATGCTTCGGGGTCTGTTCAACGGAGTGAAGAAACTAAACATAATAAGCGGAAGAAGCACTCAAGTAGAAGCAGATCCAGGAGTCACAGTCGCAGTCGGACTCGCAAGACCAAAAAAACTCACCGTCATAGATCTGGAAGTCATAAATCTCGCAGTAGATACAGATCGCGTAGTTAA